The following is a genomic window from Coriobacteriia bacterium.
TCGTCAGTGGCTCGTCCCGATGGCTTCTCGAAGTCCTTCAGCGCGCGATAGCCCAGGGGCATCAGGTTCAGTTCGGCAAAGGGCCTCCGCCGCCAAGGACGGAGGCTCTTGACGTGCGGCCGACAGCGGAATAGTATGTGCGTACACCATGACTTAGCACATACTAAGTCCTTCGCACAGGGAGCCTTCAATGCCCGAAACCGAGCGCACTCAGATCGACCCTCTTGCGTGCGAGACGTGCGCACTGTCCAGCGCTCGCGGTGGCGATCACATCGAGATCATCGCGGTCGAAGATGAACACGCTCGGGTTCAGGCCCTGAGATTCGGCATGGCGGAAGGTGCATGTGTGCAGTGCATCACCCGTATCCCGGCGGGCCCCATCGTGATCAGAAGCGGCCGGCAGGAGATCGCGGTCGGCAGGTCACTTGCGGACCGCATCCGAATCCGCCGCACGGCCCGCAGCTAGCGCCAGCGCGACGGCCGCGTGGAAGAGACCCAGCGACTGACCCGCAAGGAGTTACTAGATGACGCCCACATCTGACCCCACAAAGACCGCCGACGCGCTGTGCCACTGTCACCCGAGCGGCACGGAGGCGAGGCAGGGCGTCGACACCGTCGTCCTTGCGGGCAACCCGAACGTAGGCAAGTCGGTGGTATTCGCCGCCTTCACCGGCACGTATGTGGACGTCTCGAACTTTCCGGGCACCACGGTCGAGCTCATGCGGGGCCGCTTCGGCGACATCGACGTCATCGACACGCCGGGTGTGTACGGAGTATCGAGCTTCAATGACGAGGAGCGCGTCGCCCGCGACATCATCCTCACCGCTGACGTGGTGGTGAACGTGGTCGACGCGGTCCACCTCGAGCGCGATCTCTTCTTGACTCTGCAGCTGATCGACATGGGCAAGCGCATGGTGGTCGCGCTCAACATGGCCGACGAGGCGCGCAAGCGTGGAGTCGGCATCGATCGGGACCTGCTCGAAGACCTTCTGGGCGTTCCGGTCATCGAGACGGTGGCCGTCACCGGCGCGGGCATGGAGGAGCTTAAGACGTCGCTCGCACGCGGACGCTCGGGACACGCCGACCACGAGCTGGAGTCCGACATCATCGAGATGGCCACGCTCGTAGGCACGCGGGCGGAGGCCCTCATGGTGCTTGAGGGCGATACGGTCGTCAGTGAGAGACACGGCATCGAGCCGCGAGCGCTGCGTGACGAGATCTACCTCAGGCGGCGCGACCGCGTGAACGACATCTGCCACCACGTGGTCACCGAGACCACGCAGGGAGCGTCGTTCTCGGCTCGGCTCTCGCACTGGATGATGCACCCGGCGACGGGTCTGCCGATGCTTCTACTGCTGCTGTGGGGGATGTGGATCATCCTCGGGCAGTGGATAGCCGGCGGTGTGGTCGGCGTGCTCGAAGAGAGCCTGATGCTTGCCTACTGGGTTCCGTTCGTCCAAGGCCTCGTCGAATCGGTCTTCGCTACGGGATCGGCCATGTACACCATCCTGGCCGGGGAGTTCGGCGTGCTCACCATGACCCCCACGTATCTTGTCGGGGTGATCCTTCCGCTTGTCGT
Proteins encoded in this region:
- a CDS encoding ferrous iron transport protein A, with amino-acid sequence MPETERTQIDPLACETCALSSARGGDHIEIIAVEDEHARVQALRFGMAEGACVQCITRIPAGPIVIRSGRQEIAVGRSLADRIRIRRTARS
- the feoB gene encoding ferrous iron transport protein B; this encodes MTPTSDPTKTADALCHCHPSGTEARQGVDTVVLAGNPNVGKSVVFAAFTGTYVDVSNFPGTTVELMRGRFGDIDVIDTPGVYGVSSFNDEERVARDIILTADVVVNVVDAVHLERDLFLTLQLIDMGKRMVVALNMADEARKRGVGIDRDLLEDLLGVPVIETVAVTGAGMEELKTSLARGRSGHADHELESDIIEMATLVGTRAEALMVLEGDTVVSERHGIEPRALRDEIYLRRRDRVNDICHHVVTETTQGASFSARLSHWMMHPATGLPMLLLLLWGMWIILGQWIAGGVVGVLEESLMLAYWVPFVQGLVESVFATGSAMYTILAGEFGVLTMTPTYLVGVILPLVVGFQLLMALLEDSGYLPRVAALADRSLTSVGLNGRAIIPLILGLGCVTMGTLTTRILGSRRERFIATALMAIAVPCSAQLAVIAGLMARTGPYYSALYVFFLVVVFGVVGAVLNRFVPGQSTDLLIDLPSLRIPRLDNVVRKSGTKVWHFMKEVTLFFAAGALIISVLEVTGVLGWIITVAAPLTVGWLGLPAEAATAFVMGFVRRDFGATAFFTMELTDAQLLVGMVTITLFVPCIASAMVILKERGWGFFVGLFAGSIGVAFLVGGLIARLLGVV